The nucleotide window GGTACCACACTGATTCCGCGACGACGGTGGCAGTTGGTGCCGTGGCCGAGGAGTCTCAGAGATTGCTCGACGTAACGCGTGAAGCCCTGGACGCCGGGGTCGATGCGGCGAGGGCAGGGAACCACCTTGGTGACATTGGCGCGGCAGTACAGCAGGTCGTCGAACGCGCGGGGTTCAGTGTGGTTCGCGATCTGGTAGGTCATGGAATCGGAACTGGTTTTCATGAAGAGCCGCAGGTGCCGAATTACGGGAAACCCAAACGCGGCATCCGGTTGGTGCCGGGTCTGACGATCGCTATCGAACCGATGGTGAATGTCGGGAAGCCGGGGATCAGAACAATGCCCGACCGGTGGACTATCGTGACGGCAGATGGGATGAGATCTGCCCACTTCGAGCACACCGTGGCGGTGACGGAGAACGGACCGAGGGTGTTGACGGAAGGGTAGAGGGGTCGATGACCGGGCGATGAGGTTACGGGGTGATTTGGAACGGCTGGGGGTTCCCTACGTCGGCCCTGCCGCTGCCAACGTCGGCCCAGTTGCCACCCAGGTACGCACGCGCCCGCGCGCAATACCTGCCTGGCGCCAGGCGGAATCCCCGGTAGTCGCGCAGGTTCCAGTCATGGAAAAACGTAATTGAATCGCCGGAGGCAACCGGAATCAACATGAGCACCAGAAACAGGCTTCTCCCCGCGTCCCGTCTCCAAACGACGCGACCGGCAGAGTCGGCTACGGAGTAATCGACACCCGCTTCGGGAGAGGCGCCGCCGAGACGCAGTATCAATTCGTGTGGTGTCGCGTTCCAAACGATGCCTGAAAAGCGGACGCTGAACTCGTTCCTGGTGACTACGGATTTGACTCGCATCGCCGATGAAAAGCCAGTGGGCAGACTGCTTGCAGCGGGGGTTTTGGCCGGCGATCCAGGAGTTGATGTACCCGCGTCACCTCCGCACCATGGGCGCAGCTGAGACCGGGCAACAGCGGACTCGCCTGACACGCACCCCGGTAATAACGCGGCAGCAATGATCGTTAGGGCTCTGACTGATCGGCCATACTTCCCGACTAGCGGGCAAGACACTTTCTTACCGAGTCACTGTGCTGTATCCGACTTCCTGAAACATTGCCCACAACGGGCTAAAATTATAACCTGGATAAATTTCATCGCGACCTCGCAAGAGCCCAAATAGTTTCAGTGAAATTGTGCCAAACAAAGGGTCCACCCGGTATTCAAAGACTTGGCGAGCCGCTATCGCCGCCTGTATCCTCGGCTTCAACGACGTCCTGGCAAAGATACCAGATGAACTTTTGCCAACGGGACTAAACACAGGCACGTTCGAGCGGGCGCACTCTACTTTGTGAGAGCGCGCTCCACTGCGCCCGAAGCCGCTGACGCGTAAAGTGACGTTGCATGGACCAGTTCCGAAGCTTCGCGCGCGAGCTGCTCTCCTCGGGATGTGTCCGTGAGCGACATGACATTCACCCGAACGTTGTACGCCGCCCCTCTGCAGGCTGCCTCGGCAAGCAGCGCCGCGACACCCGCATCGGTGATTGCGTTAGAGTTGCCCCTCGCCGCCACTGTTGCGGCGAGCTCCGCTACCTGTGCACATGCCCGCGCAGTTTCGAGCGGAATCTCAGCCGCGCCAATCAATGCAGTATCGATAGCTTCCTTCCGCATGGTCGCGCCATCACTTGTGTCTTTCGGGAGCT belongs to Gemmatimonadaceae bacterium and includes:
- the map gene encoding type I methionyl aminopeptidase, yielding MIQLKSRREVDIMARGGKILADTVKLMERSVKPGMTTADLDVIAEDFIRGHPGAVPSFKGLYDFPASICTSINNEIVHGIPSKKRVLIEGDVVSIDVGVQYEGYHTDSATTVAVGAVAEESQRLLDVTREALDAGVDAARAGNHLGDIGAAVQQVVERAGFSVVRDLVGHGIGTGFHEEPQVPNYGKPKRGIRLVPGLTIAIEPMVNVGKPGIRTMPDRWTIVTADGMRSAHFEHTVAVTENGPRVLTEG
- a CDS encoding BsuPI-related putative proteinase inhibitor gives rise to the protein MRVKSVVTRNEFSVRFSGIVWNATPHELILRLGGASPEAGVDYSVADSAGRVVWRRDAGRSLFLVLMLIPVASGDSITFFHDWNLRDYRGFRLAPGRYCARARAYLGGNWADVGSGRADVGNPQPFQITP